acacacacactcacacacacacacacacacacacactcacacactcacacactcacacacacacacacactcacacacactcacacacacacacacaccacacacacacacacacacacacacatacacacacacacacacacacacacacatacacacacacacacacacacatacacacacagacacacacacacacagacacacacagacacacacagacacacacacacacacacacacacagatataccgGTGAGAATAATATGCTTTTCCTCCCACTAAATGCGttcctgtgacacacacatactgtacacacacacacacacacacacacacacacatacacacacacatacacacacacacacacacacacacacacacacatacacacacacacacacacacacagacacacacacacacacacacacacagatataccgGTGAGAATAATATGCtttttgacaaactgggactcagcacctacctctgcaactggctactggacttcctctgtcagaggcctcaagtagtacgtgttggcaacaatacctcaagcagcatcacactgagcacaggggccccccaaggctgcgtgctcagtccgctgctcttcaccctgctgacgcatgactgcactgcaacctacagcaacaatcacatagtgaaatttgctgacgacacaactctggtgggtctcatcaccaagggcgacgagacccaatacaggttggaggtcgaccatctgaccacgtggtgcagggacaacaacctcctgctgaacgtcagcaagaccaaagagattgttgttgacttccggagaggtcacacccaacacctgccactgaccatcgacggtgctgtggtggagagagcgagcagcaccaaattcctgggggtgcacatcagcgaagacctctcctggaccaccaacactgcatcactggcgaagagagctcagcgccgcctgtacttcctgcggaaactcaggcgagcaagtgctccaccagccatcatgaccacattctaccgaggcaccattgagagcatcctctccagctgtatcgctgtgtggggcggaagctgcactgaatacaacaggaaagccctgcagcgcatagtgaacacagctggaaggattattggtgcttcactcccctccctgaaggacatttacaccacccacctcacccgcaaggcgaccaaaattgtgagtgatgcaagtcaccccgctcacaatctgttcgatctactgccctctgggaagaggtacagaagcctgcgctcccgcactaccagactcaccaacagcttcatacaccaagctgtaaggatgctgaactctctccctcctctcccccctccaccctcagctacataacatcctggacattggacccacaatggccgcgtgcactactccacttgcacacttgcacactttacaacttgttgttgtcctgaaaacacaacacatctgctgctcttacataacttgcaccactatgtcactttctttcttacttaggtcaaacagaactacacaagccttttattggcctgactttgcactagtattttattgactgtctatgcacaatttcaaccaaattttgctgctcttatttttttcattattatatgtgccctcttatttacttacttttttgtttacttgaatgttatgtttgtctgtggacttaaattggtaaaatatgtcttgtcttcaccgtgggatagtgagaaacgtaatttcgatctctttgtatgtctggaacatgtgaagaaattgacaataaagctgactttgactttgacttttgactttgacttttccTCCCACTAAATGCGttcctgtgacacacacatactgtacacacacacacacacacacacacacacacacacacacacacacacacacacacacacacagacaggcacacacacacacacacacacttacctacccccacacacacactcacccagacacagacacactgacactctcacacacccctCTGTACCTCTGTTGCTGGTGTCCAGTGGGGTGGCAGGTTGAGTGGCGGCCTGGTCCTCCTGGTCCCTGTAGGGGCGCAGGTCATCGGTGGTGCCCGACATGGAGCTCTGGTCCAGGGCATGGTAGCGCTGCTCCTCCTGGGACCCCCTGCCCAGCCCCAGCAGAGACAGACCCCCCAGCGCAATGCTGCAGAACAACACCCCCGCCATGCTGCCCatctgaagggggggggggggggggcagactaCTTTATTTCatagagtacaatattttatattttattatttaatatGCTATTTTGCTGAGGTCTCATCTAGCTGTTGATGGGTAGCGTTCTCTGCCCTCTATAAAGCTATTTGGCAGACGTGTCTCAGTCTGCAAGAAGCTTCTGAggtttgttgtgtgttgtttttttagtAAGGTCATTTTATTCTGAGTGTGTGGATCGTGCAGGtcatttaaaggaaccgtatgtaagaaatgtatttcaatgaatcataaaatggccctgatatgtcactagacattaggaaatcatgtcaaatacttatatcactgacaacagtagtccggccaggatattgccatttaaaaagtgaagttgcagccctcaactgatgttgatgttgtgttttgtcatgtcatgttgtgttttggcctgatgcgccaccctccacatCTACTAATCACGTCCATACATGCCATGGTTCCTTTAAATGTCAGTCGGTCCACACTCACAGTCATCAGCCTTTGTCTGGAGTCTTTCAGCTGTCACTCACCTGGGCACGCCCATAAAAGAAGGCGGAGTCTATGGTGTCATCCATGCGCTCTCCAGCCATAAGCAACCCACCCACAGTCAAGAAAGGAATCCTGGTGAAGTAAAGAGAAGAtgtagaggagatgagagagagagggggaaagagagagagagagagagagagagagagagagagagagagagagagaggagagagagagagagagaaagagagagaggagagagagaaagagaaaaagagagagaggggagagagagagagaaagagagagagaaagagagagagaggagagagagaaagagaaaaagagagagaggggagagagagagagaaagagagagagaaagagagagaggagagagagaaagagaaaaagagagagaggggagagagagagagagagagagagagagaaagagaaaaagagagagagagagagagagagaaagagagagagagagagagagagagagaaagagaaaaagagagagagagagagagagagagaaagagagagagagagagagagagagagagagagagaggggtaaatATGGGGAGACAGAAAGACGTGCAGATTGGCAGATAGGGATGCAGTGCCATTATGATAAGGCCTGTTTAGTTTATGgattaaatacacacatactcacacataaacatacacaaacacaccacatattGTCTGTCTGTATAACTGAACTCACCCCCATCCTAGAAGCACAAAGACTGCAGGACGAATCTTCATCTTCTCATTCTTCTTCATCAGGGCCAGAGAGAAGGCAATAagccctgcaacacacacacacacacacacacagagagacacacacagagacacacacacacacacacacacacacacagacccagagacacacacacacacacacacacacaaacacacacacacacacccagagacacacacacacacacaccagagacacacacacacacacacccagagacacacacccagacacacacacacccagagacacacacccagacacagacacaatcatTAATACAGAcgctcaaaaacacacacacattgatctgCTCGTGACGGGAGAATGCAACTGCGTATGAgtaagagagatagagtgaagaGAAAGGATCAGAGGTtgggggtcaggggtcagagaATCCAGGTGTCTTACCTGTCCACAGGTATGTGCTGTAGAGACAGCCGTACAACAAGGTGAAGACCAGAACCTGGCCCAACAGGTCGTCCCGATGCACCACAAACCTCCACATAATCATGCTTACACACACCAGAAActgaaagaacacacacacacacacacacacacacacacacacacacacacacacacacacacacacatacatacgcacacacacacacacacacacacacacgcacacacacacgcacacatgcatacacacgcacacacgcatacacacgcacacacaggcatacacacgcacacacacacacacacacacacacacacacacacacacacacacacacacagaacattagGAACATATTGAAATGTGGGTGGCACAGTGTTACAATTCTGTTTTGGTTCTACGCTTAATCCTTTAAATACTGCTTTTAAAGAGTTGCATCTTCAATATGTGTGTATGGTCTTACCTGAGCCAGAAACAAGTTCATGACAAACATGTGAGGCAACCTTTTAAACTTCTTACTGAGGAATAGAACTGATATGGTCCACacctaaacacatacacacacacacaaacaaacaaatacacagatTTAACACAGATTAAGTAGAGATTTAACATAACTCTCAAGGTTTCATACATCTACCATGGGCAGGATTAAAAGCTTTCTGTTGCGGAGTGTTCCGCAGGGGCAACAGAATGGCAGCCTTGGCGGCAGCTGGAGCAGAATTCCCCTGCAGACACACAGGGACTTCACCGCCACAGAAACCCGACCACCCACAGAggggaacacacacatcagcagaaAGATATAAGGGGAAACACATGTCACAGGcaccccactgcacacacacacacacacacacacacacacagacatgccagCACCTGTCCCAACAAGCACgcatccatccacacacacacacacacacacaaatacacacacacacacaaatacacacacacatataatacaCTGACTAGAGCAAGTAAGCTGATGATGCTGATGTTGAAGCTGACATTTTGAAGCTCCGTGACCAGGGGCATGGCATCCATCCAGGGAATGGTCAGTAACCATGCCGACACGTACATTATTGGTGCAGACAGGAACGTGCTGATGACCATCCCAGAGGTCACCTAGGAGACAGATTAAATCTTTACTTTATTtattagtgtgagtgtgagtgtgtgtgtgtgtgtgtgtgtgtgtgtgtgtgtgtgtgtgtgcgtgtgcgtgtgcgtgtgcgtgtgagtgtgtgagtgtgagtgtgtgtgtgtgtgtgtgtgagagagtgtgagtgtgagtgtgagtgtgtgtgtgtgtgtgtgtaatctgacTCACCACCTCCAGCTCTGTGTTGTACTGGGCTGCATAGATGGCTACGCTGGGTGCTGTGGGAAACACTCCGTACAGGAAGGCGAAGTTGGACAGGCTCGAGTGATTGGCTGAGCTGGAGTTTGCTGTGTCCAGAATCTCCACCATGTCCTTGCATATCAGTGGCATTACTaacctgtaacacacacacacacacacacacacaaacacacacacactgagttttCATGTATATTAAAGTACCTTGTTCACTTGAGAGGACCTGGACCTGAGGCCTGTGAGAGAAACCTACATaagtgtgcgcgcacacacacacacacacacacacacacactcacacacactcacacacacacacacacactcacacacacacactcacacacttttcaTGTATAAAGCAGAGGCCTGTGAGAGAAAACTACAGAGGAGATTTCTGATTTTTTAATTGAATAAAATGTGAGAAGAATTACACAAAAACATCCTTGGAAAACTGTACTGTTGATAGTACTGAAGTGTCCTAGGCCTTTGCAAATTCTTTACCATGTTGctgcatgttcacacacacacacgtgttctgGTATTCGAGTCCATGCATGTGCGTCTTacaaacacatatttgaaggCATTTAGTCAGTTTGACAGCGTGCAGTGAGATGTGTGTTTTCCCAACAGTGGTAATGACTGTGCAGTGTTTCACAACCCTGGTTGCCAACAAGGAAGTGTGTGATAAGACTCTTAACCCAGAAGCTTTTCAGAGCGTTACGCACAAAAATCCCCCTTTCAAATGGACAGCACAGCCTGTACCCTCGGCtctcctactggtcagggcCCGTATCCACAATGCATTTTATCTTACCGCtaagagtactcctaaatcacaCTAAAAGTTTTTAAGTAGGAGTTATCTCTTCAAACCCATTCCCAAAGCTGCTGAGACCAACATTTTAGTAAAGAAAAAGTATCAGATGAGAGCTATGGGTGATGTAATTTCCAGAAAATGACTAGTTACTTTTCACAAATAATTTCCTCAACTTGACAGTGGCCATCAACAATTTGataaacacaaaacatacatgcatacagatacaaacaaaaacactcacacacacatacacacaaacacacaacttgtCCATCATtgggcacactcacacagtataGAGTGCTTGGCCACTCACTTAATTCAAttgcacactcattcactcattcaggCATCTTTGGCCTACTGGTTAATGAATTAGACTTTCCTacggtaggaaaaatgtggagTGCGCTCTCCTACAACCACAgatgaagtgctcttgagcaagtcACCTAAACCCCCAACTGCTTCCCAGGTGCAGGATTAAGGGCTGCACActgctctgggtgtgtgtgggtgctcttgatgagctcactgctccgtgtgtgaatgtgtgtacagtacactaCCTCTGGATGGCTAACATGCAGAGAGCGAATTTCCTACAGGACTGATAAAGTAGAACTCAATAACTTAGTATTCGTTCACTCCCTCACTTGTGCATGTCCTCCCTCAACTGGTACTCACAtgcaccctctccctctttctcctctttgctctctgagagaaagtggaatagaacattatgcccagtattccaatatgtggtttaacgttctgcatttctcattagtgggtcactttgatactaaaagtatgattctacaatgactgtatgatatctgtactgtccctgtgtatatctgtgtgtgactgtatttagagataagcgggaatattatgactttatGATATTatgccatctcccgtcagcctggaaggatacttaaaggaatacgccaccCCTAGGTGAAATTGGGTCACTCCCCGCAGTCCCTAGAGTTGGATGAGTGAGCCGAAGCGTTTTATAGCCGACCCAGTCATTGTCCTAATCTAGAAACGGCTCGGCTAGCTTTATTTTAGCGTAGTTGCTGTAATCCGGCGATTCCAGCTGGCATGTCGTTGCAAAAGTGAATCAAATAactcaagattttttataattatttctcgtaacctgtacattcacatcgagtacaaatatcaatgcaaattaacacgaagggatttactagaccaatttagatttggaactattttcGGGCATAGCACCGGCAAAGCACCGCTGCCAGGCGCAAAGACATCACGCAGCATCTGTAAACCCTCAACCTCCGGCAATACACCAGCGTGACTACCAAGTTCTCTGCTACTAGGCTGACACTGACAGGTGGGCTTTCTCTAAGAGTTCTAATGGCGATGAATATGGAAGATTACACGATAGACGAAGATGATGACTTCGACTACTAAGAGCCAAGACCCTACCTTTTTGAACCTGAGTTCACTGAAGAGGAGTTGCGAGCTTTGGATCTGGGAAGAGAGGACGTTGCGACTAGTCAAGGCGAGTCggatgagagaacgagagcaaacacgaactggtggtgtgagtgtggagtgtgccAACCCATGCCGACTGAAATGGAGTATTTGTGCTGTGCAGAGTGGGATAAAATACTGCCATCGATGGTGGGCTGCGTGATGTCTTTTCAGGTTTAATGTATCCTTATGAATTCTGTAGGATGGGACCTCTTAATATCTGAACAGCTGTATTATAATAGTAATGTATGTAGAGCAGGGGTGGATAAAccttttggctcaagggccacattgggtttttaAAATAGTCCGGTGGGCCGCAGCACCCACATAGCATTTGTACAATTTTCAGTCTTTAAAATCGGGTTTGATACCACCCGATTTTTAAAATCGTAAAAGATTTTAAAATCCTGTAGTGTGAGATAGGCATTACTtaacaccaaagattctagaacggagctctgttctagaatctttgctcaaCACTATCACTATGTTTTCATCACAGCAGTTGCATTTCAGGCAACCACATGCAAATGTAACATCCTATTATCATCCTACACAATCATTCAGTAATCAATTAGGGGGCTTAGTTcagtgccggtgtgtgtgtgtgtgtgtgtgtgtgtctgtgtgtctgtgtgcatgcgtgtgtgtgtatgcatgtgtgtatgtgtgtgtttttgtgcatattatgtgtgtgtgtgtgtgtgtaagtacatgtgtgtgtgtatgcatgtgtgtatgtgtgcgtttttgtgcatattatgtgtgtgtgcatgtgtgtgtgtgtgtgtgtgtaagtacatgtatgtgtgtgtgtgttagtatgcatgtgtgtatttttgtgcatattatgtgtgtgtgtgtgtgtgtaagtacatatgtgtgtgtatcatgtgtgtatgtgtgcgtttttgtgcatattatgtgtgtgtgcatgtgtgtgtgtgtaagtacatgtgtttgtgtgtgtgtgtatgcatgtgtgtatgtgtgagtttttgtgcatagtatgtgtgtgtgtgtgtgttggtgaggggGGATCTGTGCCTCTCCCACTTACAGTTTGGCAGTGATGAGCAGTATGAGCGCTACTCCAGTGGAACGTGTCAGTCTCCTGAGCTGACCAACCATGGATAGGCCCAGGTAGAAGAGCGCCGCCCCCCCAAACGAGTTGGCCAATCCGTCCACAAACTCCAGCAGCAGCTCTGGGACCCGCccacccaacaggaagtgagacaCGATTCCCACCAGCACCATGAACACGATGGGGTTCTTCAGgacctgctcacacacaaacacattaaaacacacacattaaaacacacacacgcacacgttaaaacacacacattaaaacacacacacgcacacacacacattaaaacacacacacacacacacacacacattaaaacacacacacacacattaaaacacacacacacacacacacattacaacacacacattaaaacacacacacacacacattaaaacacacacattaaaacacacgcacacacacatacacacattaaaacacacacacacacacattaaaacacacacacacacacacacacacacacacattacaacacacacattaaaacacacacacacacacacacacacacgttaaaacacacacattaaaacacacacacacacacacacacattaaaacacacacacacattaaaacacacacattaaaacacacacacacattaaaacacacacattaaaacacacacacacacacattaaaacacacacacacacacacacacacactaaaacacacacacacacacacacacacacacattaaaacaccccccccccccacacacacacattaaaacacacacacacacacattaaaacacacccacacacaaacacacacaaacacacacacacattacaacacacacattaaaacacacacattaaaacacacacacacacacacacacacacatacacacacacacacacattaaaacacacacacacacacacacacacacacacacacacattacaacacacacattaaaacacacacacacacacacattaaaacacacacattaaaacacacacacacacacacacacacacattaaaacacacattaaaacacacacattaaaacacacacacacacattaaaacacacacacacacacacattaaaacacacacacacacacgcacacacagacacacacacattaaaacaccccccccccacacacacattaaaacacacacacacacacacacattaaaacacacccacacacacacacattaaaacacacacacattaaaacacacacaaacacacacacacacactatgcaaacacacacacctgcagtaaGACGACGGAGATGATGTGCAGTTTGCTCTGGCTGTTGTGGTCTGGGGTCTGCTTCCAGCGCTGGATCTCACACAGGGCAAAGCCCACAGGGTTCAGCAGCATCAGTGAGACAGGAGCCACCAGGTAGATGTACTGCAGGTACTCTGGGTAGGTGCTCCTGTACAAGGCGTCCACTGgagccggacacacacacacacacacacacacacacacacacatacacaccacacagacacacacacacacacacacacaacacagacacacacacacattatgcaaacacacacacacacacacacacacacacacacgcacacacacacacacacacacacgcacgcacgcacacgcacacacacacacacacacacattatgcaaacacacacacacacacacacacgcacacactcagacacacacacacacaggcaggtagGGAAGGAGGGCTGATCAGTACAAGAGAGCAACAGAACACACGTCTCAGATAGACTGACTGAATAAACAGAATGGACCTGACTCGAAAGTGTCAACTAATAAAAAGCGGCTTTTGCATTGAATGTTAATCAGCAGGGGGTGTTGAGAGGCAGGGGAAAGTTAGGGTGATTCAGGGGTCCAGTACTAACAGACCGTATATTATGACCCAACCAAACCGTATATTATGACCCAATATGTTCTTTATAGGGCCCTACATTTCTATCACCACCCCTGTTAGTGTAGTGAGTATCAATCCTTCActtgcacacccacacagaatTGTCAAGCCCAACAACAGGTTTGCTATAATAACAGCTTTAATAGTCTAATGCTCATAATAGTCTAGAGCTCGAGCTCACCAATGGGGTATCCCAGCGCGAAGTCATTGCTCTGCGTAGCGAAAATTGAGTAGAGTCCCGCTTTGCTGTACCGACTCTCCGGGCTGGCAACCATCAGCGTGAGCGAACACACTATCACGAACACCGTGACCTTGGCGATCAGCACGCTCCACAGGAATGACCAGATCACGTCCCCAAAGTCCAGCAGGACCATGTTCTTAAAGAGCAGCGCGGGCAGCGCGAAGCGCGAGACGAAGTTCCCGAGGCCCTTTGCCTGAGTTGGGGAGATGATGTCCGTCCGGCCGGCCACGTAACCgcacatgatgatgccaaaACACTCGAGGAGCGCGGGGAAAAGCTTATCGATGGACATGGTCGGGCTGGCGGACACCGGGCTGTGGCTGATGTTGAGCCCGTGCATGGCGATGTAGCGGTCTGTCATGATGGGCGCGTGGTGGAAGTGTGAATCTGAGAACCTGAGGAACGCGAGTTAAGGTGCTCACCTGTTACAAATGAaaacaagaggaggaggagaaaaagaacagagtgatcactgatcaaataCTGCAAATACTGCAAACactgatcactgatcaaataGGGCAAGTAGCCTATCAGTGCACAAATAACAGCGCATCCTACTACTACACGACATCAAGCACCGCTATCACAAACGATAACATAAGgaagtaggctacagctgtcaaATGTCAAAACACTTCTCCGTACAATCTCTGCAAAAATCATTCACATATGTACACATCCAGCGATGAGATGCGATGATTCTGTGTCTATGAAAGGCTACTACTAGAGAAGTAATATTGATCTCAGCTTCTTACTGACTGACTGAATTCAACAACCTGGATGTATTATTTCTCGCCATACAGAATATAGAAGgttgtttatatatatttaaagtaCACATCCTATTTCAGATATCTTATTATGGTAGAATACTATTTTAAATACAGAAAAATGTGCTAAAGTCAGATGCACCAGACCCATAGCCTGCGAATGAAACGTTCTGCAATCTTTCGGAAACATACAATATTAAGCGACTTAACACTTACCATTTGCTTCTTGTTGCTACAATGGAAGGGTTATGTCTTCTGTCATGGTAAACATAATGTTCATATTCTCGCTTTAATTCCATTTTTATTGCCAGGATTCTGAGAGATGTTTACTG
The Alosa sapidissima isolate fAloSap1 chromosome 23, fAloSap1.pri, whole genome shotgun sequence genome window above contains:
- the gpr155b gene encoding integral membrane protein GPR155 isoform X1, translated to MTDRYIAMHGLNISHSPVSASPTMSIDKLFPALLECFGIIMCGYVAGRTDIISPTQAKGLGNFVSRFALPALLFKNMVLLDFGDVIWSFLWSVLIAKVTVFVIVCSLTLMVASPESRYSKAGLYSIFATQSNDFALGYPIVDALYRSTYPEYLQYIYLVAPVSLMLLNPVGFALCEIQRWKQTPDHNSQSKLHIISVVLLQVLKNPIVFMVLVGIVSHFLLGGRVPELLLEFVDGLANSFGGAALFYLGLSMVGQLRRLTRSTGVALILLITAKLLVMPLICKDMVEILDTANSSSANHSSLSNFAFLYGVFPTAPSVAIYAAQYNTELEVVTSGMVISTFLSAPIMYVSAWLLTIPWMDAMPLVTELQNVSFNISIISLLALVWTISVLFLSKKFKRLPHMFVMNLFLAQFLVCVSMIMWRFVVHRDDLLGQVLVFTLLYGCLYSTYLWTGLIAFSLALMKKNEKMKIRPAVFVLLGWGIPFLTVGGLLMAGERMDDTIDSAFFYGRAQMGSMAGVLFCSIALGGLSLLGLGRGSQEEQRYHALDQSSMSGTTDDLRPYRDQEDQAATQPATPLDTSNRDQPSERPVPQPMPDMIVGHLNDTAAAHTDQAVAPLREAPSARLAQEERQVARHALLCLLLIVGLLANLSSCLWWLFNRDPGRLYLELQFFCAVANYGQGFISFGLFGLDEHLIILPFKKRLASLWGSEPVEEALAAGQEDIRLTCTQFVRYHKDQCVQDIVRQRRCKGHWYWSGCPEAGSFMGRELVDWLVRAGVAGDRASAVLYCARLQRGGVLRHVSHQFGFHDNSLCYGFTIPESFHRHDDTHRMLPCTM
- the gpr155b gene encoding integral membrane protein GPR155 isoform X2, with the protein product MTDRYIAMHGLNISHSPVSASPTMSIDKLFPALLECFGIIMCGYVAGRTDIISPTQAKGLGNFVSRFALPALLFKNMVLLDFGDVIWSFLWSVLIAKVTVFVIVCSLTLMVASPESRYSKAGLYSIFATQSNDFALGYPIVDALYRSTYPEYLQYIYLVAPVSLMLLNPVGFALCEIQRWKQTPDHNSQSKLHIISVVLLQVLKNPIVFMVLVGIVSHFLLGGRVPELLLEFVDGLANSFGGAALFYLGLSMVGQLRRLTRSTGVALILLITAKLLVMPLICKDMVEILDTANSSSANHSSLSNFAFLYGVFPTAPSVAIYAAQYNTELEVVTSGMVISTFLSAPIMYVSAWLLTIPWMDAMPLVTELQNVSFNISIISLLALVWTISVLFLSKKFKRLPHMFVMNLFLAQFLVCVSMIMWRFVVHRDDLLGQVLVFTLLYGCLYSTYLWTGLIAFSLALMKKNEKMKIRPAVFVLLGWGIPFLTVGGLLMAGERMDDTIDSAFFYGRAQMGSMAGVLFCSIALGGLSLLGLGRGSQEEQRYHALDQSSMSGTTDDLRPYRDQEDQAATQPATPLDTSNRDQPSERPVPQPMPDMIVGHLNDTAAAHTDQAVAPLREAPSARLAQEERQVARHALLCLLLIVGLLANLSSCLWWLFNRDPGRLYLELQFFCAVANYGQGFISFGLFGLDEHLIILPFKKRLASLWGSEPVEEALAAGQEDIRLTCTQFVRYHKDQCVQDIVRQRSASGESLSGPVGESFL